From Canis lupus baileyi chromosome 16, mCanLup2.hap1, whole genome shotgun sequence, a single genomic window includes:
- the LOC140607399 gene encoding olfactory receptor 1L6-like, producing the protein MLRENQSHMPEFLLLGLTSDPKQQGWLFASFLATYLVNVAGNSVIIAAIQRDARLHTPMYFLLSSLSLVDICFTSAIVPRMLANMLSKSKKVPFAQCLTQMCFFVAFGITDSFLLAVMAVDRYTAICNPLLYSMTMSPRRYLLLVMVSWVLSHLHSLTHMILMARLSFCGPNVIHHFFCDVQPLLTLSCSDTSINELLAFTEGSFVIMSPFALITVSYIFITHAVLRVRSERGRYKVFSTCRSYLIVVALFYGTIIFVYIHPSSTYSVTKDHVVTVIYTVVTPMLNPFIYSLRNKDMKQALKKLLRRVE; encoded by the coding sequence ATGCTGAGGGAAAACCAGAGCCATATGCCTGAATTCCTCCTTCTGGGACTGACCAGTGACCCCAAACAGCAGGGGTGGCTCTTTGCCAGCTTCCTAGCCACGTATCTGGTCAATGTGGCTGGTAACTCAGTCATCATTGCAGCCATCCAGAGGGATGCCCgcctccacacccccatgtacttcttgCTTTCCAGTCTGTCCCTGGTGGACATCTGCTTTACAAGTGCCATTGTGCCAAGGATGCTGGCAAACATGCTGAGCAAAAGCAAGAAGGTCCCCTTTGCCCAATGCCTCACACAGATGTGTTTCTTTGTGGCCTTTGGGATCACTGACAGCTTCCTCCTGGCTGTCATGGCTGTTGACCGCTACACGGCCATCTGCAACCCGCTGCTTTACAGCATGACCATGAGCCCCAGGCGCTATCTCCTGCTGGTGATGGTGTCCTGGGTGCTGTCCCATCTCCACTCACTCACCCACATGATTCTCATGGCCCGCCTCTCCTTCTGTGGGCCCAATGTCATCCATCACTTCTTCTGTGATGTCCAGCCACTGCTGACACTCTCCTGCTCGGACACCTCTATCAATGAGCTTTTGGCTTTCACAGAAGGCTCCTTTGTGATCATGAGTCCCTTCGCCTTGATCACTGTCTCTTATATTTTTATCACCCATGCTGTTCTGAGGGTCCGTTCTGAGAGAGGCAGGTACAAGGTCTTCTCCACCTGTCGGTCCTACCTCATAGTTGTGGCACTATTCTATGGGACCATAATATTTGTGTACATTCACCCCTCATCCACCTACTCAGTGACAAAGGACCATGTGGTCACTGTCATCTATACAGTAGTTACCCCCATGCTGAACCCTTTTATCTATAGTCTTAGGAACAAGGACATGAAGCAGGCCTTGAAAAAGCTCCTCAGAAGGGTAGAATAG